CCAAGACATGGATCACCTACTCaaaatgactgtcccttgtgataGAACCATATGGTCCAATCCACTTCATACGAGGAGGTCATTCGGTTTTCATTACACCACATATCCGCTGTCCTCCTGTGAATAGGAACAGTGTCAGCATCCAGTCCATCACAAGcaaatgcagaataaaaccagtagcagctgctcaccaccgctcgtgccacatgcggtcacagggaactggtatatAGCAAAGAAGGTGTAGACCCCACAGGAGCACAAGGTGGGTCATTTCCACCCAGTAGATGAACCGTATCCAGACTCAGTCAGCAGAGTAAACATCTCTagacaccactaccacaaactgaccatctctaataCACTGGACGGTCACTAGAACAAGGTACAAGAGCAGGTTAAATTCAGAGAATCAGTTTGACACGAACGGAATAAGATTGGGAACACTTACCCGCCCTTCCATAGAAACACTGCTGTCCGttaaagcagcagttgatagcttcacactcagcaccactgatcccaggtagaccacattggatctgctcagaatcagctacagCTACACATTTATCAAAGGGCTCTGCCTGCACTACTGGCTTCTGAAACTGCTGTTTAACTGGCTTCTGAATcggaaactgcggcttagtttaactgttgaacaggcttctgaagtggaaattGCGGGTTAGGTAGGTGTTGAACTGGTTTCTGAatcggaaactgctggttagttagctgttgaacaggcttctgaagcggaaactgcggcttagttagctgttgaactggcttccgaagcggaaactgctggttagttagcggTTGAACAGGCTTCTCTGAAGCGGATACTGCGGCTTAGTTAACtgttgaacaggcttctgaagtggaaattGCGCGGGTTAGGTAGGTGTTGAACTGGCTTCCGAAGTcggaaactgcggcttagttagctgttgaactggctccGAAAGCGGAAACTgttggttagttagctgttgaactggcttctggagCTGAAACTGCTGGTCAGTCTGCTGGAGCTGAAACTGCTGGTCAGTCGCTGAGCTGAAACTGCTGGTCAGTCTGCATCATCAGAGCTTGAGCATCCTGAAGCGACTTACTCCACTGTGGAACAGCATGACAGAAAGCACAGACCAACGAAATCTGAACCAAACACCAACTTCCAGCCATTGTTCAACAGCTAAAACACAAAGAGGAGACATTGCCCTTTGGTCTTTTTCTATTCTACAGATTTCAGCTAATTAACGATAGTCCCTCCCTCTTCATTAACAACTGAGTGGACAAATCCCAGGGGTTGTAAATGGACATGTAAAACCGTTCTGGAGAATTTTTTGCCCATACCCCAAGCCACGTACCTTTTATGtagatatcatttaaaatattgtatcaatgcattctatggcacctttaactggGATTATGAACTCATATTTGGGTGCGGAAACAATAGTTTTGAATTTTCTtaacgatggatttgtttcttataaacacaaagcCTTTCACTTCAAAAGACAGTAATtgatgtgaattacttgtggattatattgatatttatatcagctctttggactttcgttctgatgccacccattcactgcagaggattcattggggagcaagtgatgtaattctacatttttccaaatcttttccaatgataactaaaaaaccatttaaaaagagagagatttttatgaatattctatattatttgagtcatatcaggggcttttttaatgacattcatTGTCTATCATAGACACAACAGTCAAACTTGaattgtaaaattgtgaataaaGTGTAGATGAAAATCTCAGATCCTTATCAAGCCTTCCATTGGCTAGTGACATTCCAGAACGTTCTCATTTGTTAATTTGTTGAATCAAAGGTAATCAATCAAGCTGAAAGGGGAGGAGCCGCTTAAATTCAAAAGCTGTACTTAATGGCAAAGACGAGGACTGGTGGGTATTGTGTTAACGTTTGTCAGGATGGGTCTTTTGCAATATGTGTTAGTGCTGGTTGTGCTTGTGGTGTTTGATCTGAAGAATGCTTTTGGAAGTTTGAGATCCAGTCAAAGTCCAAAAAGCAAGAAGCATCAATCATATCCAGCTTCCAGAGTGCCTGTTTCTTCTCAAGTGCTCGGAAACACTTTGCAGAAGGCTTCTCTGTCTCAGAGTCTTGACTACAGAGGATTTGCACAAGAGCCTCTTGGTCTTCAGGAGAAGCAGGTGTTGCAGGGTCCAGTGAAGCCTTTGGACTGGAGGTTTCCCACTGTTCCAGAAGTGCCGAGTGAGATGGCGGTGGACTTCCATTTGAGGCAACCTGTGACTCCCAGTAGTGTAGCTATTCAATGCGGTGAGAACCGGGTTCATGTGGAGGTACAGCAGGACTTGTTTAGCAATGGTGAACTGATCCAGCCATCTGGTCTGACTTTGGGAGGATGTCCTGTTGTCGGTTTGGTCCCAGGCTCCAAGGTGCTCTTCTTTGACAATGAACTGCAGGACTGCAATAGTGTGTTGATGGTAAGAGCGGTTAAGTGTTACTAGATTTATTGAACCCTACTAAAAATGGGCCCTTGTTTTGGTATCGACGGTTCCCTGAATCTATATCTGGGGAAAAACTCTTAATAACCGCTTACTCGGGTAACCAAGTGTTATGGCATGACTTGCTAAGATGCCTttaggaatggggggggggggggggtttggggaGAATCCTCTAGGTAACAACGTCCGTCTCCTATAGATGACTAAGGATGAGCTTGTCTACACCTTTACCCTTACCTACACTCCTGAGGCGTTTGCTGGCACTCCGATTACCCGTGCAGGTGGTGCAGTTATTGGTGTTCAATGCCATTATCAAAGGTAAGTGACCTTTTGTGACTCGTGGCATTGCTTGCGGTGGTGGAACTGGAAGCCCCGTTTAATTGGTAACTTGAACGGCAGGTTTCAAAATGTCAGCGGTAATGCCTTGAAGCCAACTTGGGTCCCTTATGCCTCAACGGAGGCTGGTGAAGAAGTCTTGCTGTTCTCCCTGAAGCTTTGGGTTTGTGCAGTTTCTCTAGACCTCCTGCCTTCTGAACGAGGCTGTGCCTAAGCAGTTCTTCCCTCTTGCAGATGACTGGTCCTTTGAGAGGCCTTCAAACTCTTACTTCCTGGGTGACGTTATTAATGTTGAGGCATCTGTGAAGGTATACAACCACGTCCctctgcgtgtgtttgtggacaGCTGTGTGGCCACCCAAGTACCTGATGTGAACGCCCTTCCGAGATATTTGTTCATTGAGAATCATGGGTGTGTTCATGTCACCAGATGCTGCAGAGTTGACTTGTTCTCGCGTTTGCTCCTTGTAACCACTTTGTCCCCGACAACTACTTTTCACTCCTTTTTTTTAGATGTCTTGTGGATGCCAAGGTCACAGCTTCCAGCTCGCGCTTCATGCCTCGATCCCAGGAGGACAAAATCCGGTTCCAGCTGGAGGCCTTCATGTTCCAGGGGGGATCCAGTCCTTCTGTATGTATTATGAGTGTTTGGGAGAACGACCTCTCCCATTTGCTTTGGTTTGTGACCCCTTACCCGTGGTGTCTCTTGCAGATCTACATGACGTGTGTTCTGAAGGCCACTCTTGCTTCTGCACCTAGTGACGCGCTCCACAAATCCTGTTCCTTTGCCAATGGGTATGTTCATGCCACTTACGAAtacattaaaggtgccatgtctGAT
This genomic window from Carassius auratus strain Wakin unplaced genomic scaffold, ASM336829v1 scaf_tig00217445, whole genome shotgun sequence contains:
- the LOC113101000 gene encoding zona pellucida sperm-binding protein 3-like, translating into MGLLQYVLVLVVLVVFDLKNAFGSLRSSQSPKSKKHQSYPASRVPVSSQVLGNTLQKASLSQSLDYRGFAQEPLGLQEKQVLQGPVKPLDWRFPTVPEVPSEMAVDFHLRQPVTPSSVAIQCGENRVHVEVQQDLFSNGELIQPSGLTLGGCPVVGLVPGSKVLFFDNELQDCNSVLMMTKDELVYTFTLTYTPEAFAGTPITRAGGAVIGVQCHYQRFQNVSGNALKPTWVPYASTEAGEEVLLFSLKLWVYDWSFERPSNSYFLGDVINVEASVKVYNHVPLRVFVDSCVATQVPDVNALPRYLFIENHGCLVDAKVTASSSRFMPRSQEDKIRFQLEAFMFQGGSSPSIYMTCVLKATLASAPSDALHKSCSFANGWLAADGNHQVCGCCDSTCGPDGGTAASPFGGLQWEGKASLGPVVVQEHKKTLAGLQ